DNA sequence from the Streptomyces sp. MST-110588 genome:
GCGGTGGTGCGTACGGCACGGGAGTTCGCCCGCACCGCCGAGCGCAGCCGGGGCCGCTGCATGATCGTCATGGGGGCGGGCACCAACCACTGGTTCCACTCCGACACCATCTACCGCTCCTTCCTCTCGCTCCTGCTGCTCACCGGCTGCCAGGGCGTCAACGGCGGCGGCTGGGCGCACTATGTGGGTCAGGAGAAGGTGCGTCCGTACACGGGCTGGCAGCAGCTCTCCACGGCGTCCGACTGGGTGCGCCCGTCGCGGCAGATGGCGGGAACACCGTACTGGTACCTGCACACCGACCAGTGGCGCTACGAGAAGTTCAGCGCGGACGCCCTGGCGCCGTCGACCGCGCCCGGCGCCCTGTCCGCACTGCACACCGCGGACCTGGTGGCCCGCTCCGCCCGGCACGGCTGGATGCCGTCGTATCCCACGCTCTGCGCCAACCCGCTGGACCTGGGGCGGCAGGTACGCGCGGCGGGGGCCGATCCCGCCGAGTGGGTGGCGGCCGAGTGTGCCGCCGGGCGGCTGTCGTACGCCTGCCAGGATCCCGACGATCCGGCCAACTGGCCGCGCGTCCTGACCGTGTGGCGGGCGAATCTGATCGGCTCCTCCGCCAAGGGCAACGAGTTCTTCCTGCGGCATCTGCTCGGCGCGTCCGACAACGCGAGCGCCCAGGAGGTCCCGCCCGGGGCGCGGCCCCGGGAGGTGGCCTGGCGCAAGGAGGCGCCGCGGGGCAAGCTCGATCTGCTGCTCGCCCTGGATTTCCGGATGACCTCCACGACCCTGTTCGCCGATCTGGTGCTGCCCGCGGCGACCTGGTACGAGAAGCACGATCTGTCGAGTACGGACATGCACCCGTACGTGCACGCCTTCTCCCCGGCGATCAGCCCGCCCTGGCAGGCACGTACCGACTTCGAGATCTTCCACGGCATCGCCGCCGAGGTCAGCCGGCTGGCCAGGGGCCGCCTGGACGTGGCGCATGACCTGGTGGCCACCCCGCTGCAGCACGACACCCCCGGCGAGGCGCCTCCGGAGGGGCCCACCGGCCCGCGGTTCACCGTCGTGGAGCGGGACTACACCGCCCTCGGGGACCGGATCGCCGCGCTGGGGCCACTGGTCGAGGAAGAGGGGATGACGGTCAAGGGGTGACCGTGTACCCCGTACCGGAAGTGGGCTGGCTGGCCGCCCGGTGCGGTACGGCCGGCCGCGGACCGGTGCGCGGGCGGCCCCTGCTGGATACGGACGTCAAGCTGTGCGAGGCGGTCCTGGCCCTGTCGGGCACCACCAACGGCCGTCTGGCCGCGGAGGGTTTTGAGCGGCTGGCCGAGCGCTGCGGCGCCGGATCGGGGCTGTGGGAACTGGCGGCGTCGGTGGCCGGGCGACGGGTGGAGTTCTCCGACACCCAGGCGCGGCCGGTCCAGGTGGGGGCGAGCTTCGAGTGGTCGGGCAAGGAGGGGCCGGAGCGCCGCTACGCCCCGTTCACGGTCAACACCGAGCACCTCAAGCCCTGGCACACCCTCACCGGGCGTCAGCACTTCTACCTCGATCACCCCTGGGTCGCCGAGTACGGCGAGCAACTGCCCGTCTACCGGCCGCCGCTGGACCTGTCCGCGCTCGGCGAGCGGCCGGCGGAGTGTAGCGACGGCGGGCGTTCGGTGACGGTGCGCTACCTCACGCCGCACTCGAAGTGGTCGATCCACTCCGAGTACCAGGAGAACCTGCTGATGCAGACGCTGGCCCGGGGCGGCCCGGTCATCTGGACCAGCGTGGAGGACGCCGCGGCCATCGGCGTGGCGGACAACGACTGGATCGAAGCCGTCAACGCCAACGGGGTGGTCGTGGCGCGCGCGGTGGTCTCGCACCGTATGCCGCCCGGCACGGTGTTCATGTACCACGTGCAGGAGCGCCTGGTGAACGTGCCCAGGTCCGAGGCCACCGGGCGGCGCGGCGGCGTGCACAACGCGCTGACCAGGCTGCTGATCAAGCCGACCCATCTGATCGGCGGGCACGCCCAGTTGTCCTTCGCCCCCAACTACTACGGCCCCACCGGTAATCAGCGCGACGCGGTCACCGTCATCCGCCGCCGTTCGCAGGACGTGGAGTACTGACATGCCCCGTGGCAAGGCCACCACCGGACCCGCCATCGGACGCTGTATGGCACAGGTCGCCATGGTGATGAACCTCGACAAATGCATCGGCTGCCATACCTGTTCGGTCACCTGCAAGCAGACGTGGACCAACCGCGACGGCACCGAGTACGTGTGGTTCAACAACGTCGAGACCCGCCCCGGACAGGGCTACCCCCGCGGCTACCAGGACCAGGACAAGTGGCGGGGCGGCTGGCAGCTCAAACACGGACGGCTCGTCCCCCGCAGCGGCGGCCGGGCCCGGCGCCTGGCCCGCCTGTTCGCCAACCCCGACCTGCCCTCCTTGGAGGACTACTACGAGCCCTGGACCTACGATTACGAGAACCTGACCACCGCGCCGCTGGGTGAGGACGTGCCCACCGCGCCGCCCCGCTCCCTGATCGACGGCGAACCCACCGCGATCACCTGGGGTCCGAACTGGGACGACGACCTCGGCGGCGGGCCCGCGCAGCTCGCCGACGACCCGGTGCTGAGGAAGATGAACGAGCGGGTGCGCCTGGAGTACGAGCAGGCGTTCATGTTCTACCTGCCGCGGATCTGCGAGCACTGCCTGAACCCGTCCTGCGTGGCCGTGTGCCCCTCCGGCGCGCTGTACAAGCGCATCGAGGACGGCATCGTCCTGGTGGACCAGGACCGCTGCCGGGGCTGGCGGATGTGTGTGAGCGGCTGCCCGTACAAGAAGGTCTACTTCAACCACCGGACCGGCAAGGCCGAGAAGTGCACCTTCTGCTATCCGCGCATCGAGGCGGGCCAGCCGACGGTGTGCTCCGAGACCTGCGTGGGCCGGCTGCGCTACCTCGGTGTCATGCTGTACGACGCCGACAAGGTCGGCGAAGCCGCCGCCACCAAGGATGAACGCGGCCTGTACGAGGCCCAGTTGGACTGTTTCCTGGACCCCGGTGACCCGGCCGTGGTGCACGCCGCCGAGCAGGCGGGCATCCCGCACGACTGGATCACCGCCGCCCGCCGCTCCCCGGTGCACGCCCTGATCAGCACGTACAAGGTGGCGCTGCCGCTGCATCCGGAGTACCGCACCATGCCCATGGTCTGGTACATCCCGCCCCTGTCACCGGTGGTCGAGTCGCTGACCGCCACCGGGCACGACGGGGAGGACCCGGCCAGGCTGTTCGCCGCCATCGACTCCCTGCGCATCCCCGTCGGCTATCTCGCGGAACTGTTCACCGCGGGCGACCCGGCTCCCGTGGAAGCCGCGCTGTGCCGGCTGGCCGCCATGCGTACCCATATGCGGCGCATCAATCTCCACGAGGAGCCCGACCCCGCCATCGCCCGCGCCGTCGGCATGAGCACCGACGGCATCGAGGACATGTACCGGCTGCTGGCGCTGGCCAAGTACGACGAGCGCTACGTCATCCCCACCAGCTACGCCGCCACCGCCCCCGCCGACGGCCTGGACGCGGGCTGCGGCCTGGACGGCGACGGCGGGCCGGGCATGTACGAGGCGGACGCCTTCCACGCACCCCTGGTCTCCGGCCACGAACCGGGACGTGGCGGTGAACCGGGGCCCGGCGGTGAACCGGAACACGCCGGGGTCTCGCTGCGCGGCCGGGTGAACCTCCTGAACTGGAACGGCGAGGGCCGCCCCGACGGACTCTTCCCGCGCGCCGAGGGCGGCACCCGGTGAGCCGCCCCGTCACCCACCAGGCCGCCTCCCTGCTGCTCGGCTACCCCGACGAGAGCTGGCCCGGGCGCCTGAGTGCCGTACGTACGGCACTGGAGCCCGTGCCCGGCCCCGACATCGCCCTCCTGCTGCGGTTCTGCGCCCGGGTCCAGGAGACACCCCCGCTCGCGCTGGGCGCCCAGTACATCGCCACCTTCGACCGCAGCCGCCGGCGGTGCCTGTACCTGACCTACTACACCGACGGCGACACCCGCAGGCGGGGCGCGGCACTGGCCGGCCTCAAGGCGCTCTACCGCGAGCACGGCTGGCAGCCCCCCGGGGACGAACTGCCCGACCACCTGCCCCTGATGCTGGAGTTCGCCGCCCGCACCCCGCAGGCCGGTACGAAGCTGCTGGCCGGGCACCGCCCCGCCCTGGAACTGCTGCGCCTGGCCCTGGCCTCGTACCGCAGCCCCTACGCCGACATCGTCGAGGCGGTCTGCCACACCCTGCCCGGCCCCGGCCCCGCCGACCGCCGAGCAGCCCTGCGCCTGGCCCGCAGCGGCCCGCCCGCCGAAGCGGTCGGCCTCCTTCCGTTCCCCCGACGAGCTGCCGACTCCCCGCACGTGGAGGAGACCTCCCGGTGAAGCATCTGCACATCGCCCTGTGGGGCGTACTGCCCTACCTCGCCGTCGCCGTCCTGGTCACCGGCACCGCCTGGCGCTACCGCTACGACCGGTTCGGCTTCACCACCCGCTCCAGCCAACTGCACGAACACCGCCTGCTGCGCATCGGCGGCCCCCTCTTCCACTACGGGATCTTCTTCGTCGCCGCCGGGCACGTCATCGGTCTGCTCGTCCCCGAATCGCTCACCGAGCGCGTCCACATCCACGAGTGGCTCTACCACGCCAACGCCCTGATCGTCGGCGGCACCGCCGGGCTCGCCACCCTGGCCGGTCTGGCGATCCTGCTCCACCGGCGGCTGCGCGTGCCCGCCGTACGGGCGGCGACCAGCCGCAGCGACCGCGCCGTCTATCCGCTCCTCATCTGCGTCGTCCTGGCCGGCCTCGCCGCCACGGCCACCACCTTGCAGCCCCACCCCTACGACTACCGCGTCGGCGTCTCGGTGTGGTTCCGCTCCCTGCCGGCCCTGGACCCGGACGTGCCCGCCATGGCCCATGCCCCGCTCGTCTACCAGATCCACGCCCTGCTCGGCATGGCCCTGTTCGCCCTGTGGCCCTTCAGCCGTCTGGTGCACGCCTTCACCGCGCCCCTGGGCTATCTGGCCCGCCCCTACATCGTCTACCGTTCGCGCGGCGCCCGGCGTGTCCCCGCCGCCCAGCCATACGGCGCCCAGCAATACGGCGCGCTCCCATACGACGCCGGGGAGTACGGCGCGCGCCGACACGGCGCACATCCCGCGCGGCGCCGGCCGGCGCAGAGCACCCCGCCGCGCCGGTGATGTGGTCGGCGCTCCCCCACCGCTGCCGGAGGCTGCCGCCCGCCTGCTTCGCCCCCGTCATGGCCACCGGCATCGTCTCCCGGGCCCTGTCCCGGACCGGCGCCCACGCCCTGTCGGCCGCACTGTTCGGCCTCGCCCTGGCCACCTACCTCGTGCTCCTGGCAGCCACCGCGCTCAAGGCCGCCTGCCACCGGGACACCATCCGGGGTGAACTCCAGGACCCCGGCCGGCTGTTCGGCCACTTCACGCTGGTCGCCGCCAGCGGCGTCCTGGCCACCCGCAGCCCCGCCCGCATCACGGCCTGCGTGCTCCTGGTCATCGCCGCCCTCGCGTGGACGGCGCTCGCCCTCGCGGCGGCCGGGCTCCGGCGCTTGGGGACGCACCTGGTCCTGCGGCAGGCCGACGGCACCTGGTTCCTGGCCACCGTCGGCCTGCAGGCCCTCGTCCTCACCCTCATCCGCATCCACCCCGGCCGCACGGTCCTGACCGGCGCTCTCCTGCTGTGGGGTACGGGAGTCCTGCTGTACGCCGCCACGCTCGCCACGGTCCTACGGCGACTGCTGTCGACCCTGCCCCCGGCCGCCCGCCTGGCCCCCAGCTACTGGGTCGCCATGGGCGCCGCCGCCATCAGCACCCTCGCCGGTACCCAACTCCTCACCCGTTCCGCGCTCCTGCCGCCCCTGGCCCGCGTTCCCCTCGGCGGCACGGTCCTGACCCTGTGGGCCTGGGCCACCCTCCTGATCCCCCTCCTGGTGGCCGCGGGCATCTGGCGTCACCTGCACCACCGTGTCCCGTTGGCCTACGAACCCGCCCTGTGGTGCATCGTCTTCCCCGTGGGCATGTACGCCACCGCGACCGCCGAACTCACCAGCGCCCAGCGGATCGGCGCGTTGACGCGCCCACACCCCCTCCTGCCATCCCTCTTGCCGTCCCTCCTGGCATGGGCCGCCCTGGCGGCATGGCTCGCCGTCGGCCTGCGCTGCCTCACCGACCGGCTCGGCCCGCGTTCCCGGCACGAGGCACCGGCCCACCGGTAGCCGCCACCACAGCGGGGGCGCGCCC
Encoded proteins:
- the narH gene encoding nitrate reductase subunit beta produces the protein MPRGKATTGPAIGRCMAQVAMVMNLDKCIGCHTCSVTCKQTWTNRDGTEYVWFNNVETRPGQGYPRGYQDQDKWRGGWQLKHGRLVPRSGGRARRLARLFANPDLPSLEDYYEPWTYDYENLTTAPLGEDVPTAPPRSLIDGEPTAITWGPNWDDDLGGGPAQLADDPVLRKMNERVRLEYEQAFMFYLPRICEHCLNPSCVAVCPSGALYKRIEDGIVLVDQDRCRGWRMCVSGCPYKKVYFNHRTGKAEKCTFCYPRIEAGQPTVCSETCVGRLRYLGVMLYDADKVGEAAATKDERGLYEAQLDCFLDPGDPAVVHAAEQAGIPHDWITAARRSPVHALISTYKVALPLHPEYRTMPMVWYIPPLSPVVESLTATGHDGEDPARLFAAIDSLRIPVGYLAELFTAGDPAPVEAALCRLAAMRTHMRRINLHEEPDPAIARAVGMSTDGIEDMYRLLALAKYDERYVIPTSYAATAPADGLDAGCGLDGDGGPGMYEADAFHAPLVSGHEPGRGGEPGPGGEPEHAGVSLRGRVNLLNWNGEGRPDGLFPRAEGGTR
- the narJ gene encoding nitrate reductase molybdenum cofactor assembly chaperone is translated as MSRPVTHQAASLLLGYPDESWPGRLSAVRTALEPVPGPDIALLLRFCARVQETPPLALGAQYIATFDRSRRRCLYLTYYTDGDTRRRGAALAGLKALYREHGWQPPGDELPDHLPLMLEFAARTPQAGTKLLAGHRPALELLRLALASYRSPYADIVEAVCHTLPGPGPADRRAALRLARSGPPAEAVGLLPFPRRAADSPHVEETSR
- the narI gene encoding respiratory nitrate reductase subunit gamma, which translates into the protein MKHLHIALWGVLPYLAVAVLVTGTAWRYRYDRFGFTTRSSQLHEHRLLRIGGPLFHYGIFFVAAGHVIGLLVPESLTERVHIHEWLYHANALIVGGTAGLATLAGLAILLHRRLRVPAVRAATSRSDRAVYPLLICVVLAGLAATATTLQPHPYDYRVGVSVWFRSLPALDPDVPAMAHAPLVYQIHALLGMALFALWPFSRLVHAFTAPLGYLARPYIVYRSRGARRVPAAQPYGAQQYGALPYDAGEYGARRHGAHPARRRPAQSTPPRR
- a CDS encoding tellurite resistance/C4-dicarboxylate transporter family protein; this translates as MWSALPHRCRRLPPACFAPVMATGIVSRALSRTGAHALSAALFGLALATYLVLLAATALKAACHRDTIRGELQDPGRLFGHFTLVAASGVLATRSPARITACVLLVIAALAWTALALAAAGLRRLGTHLVLRQADGTWFLATVGLQALVLTLIRIHPGRTVLTGALLLWGTGVLLYAATLATVLRRLLSTLPPAARLAPSYWVAMGAAAISTLAGTQLLTRSALLPPLARVPLGGTVLTLWAWATLLIPLLVAAGIWRHLHHRVPLAYEPALWCIVFPVGMYATATAELTSAQRIGALTRPHPLLPSLLPSLLAWAALAAWLAVGLRCLTDRLGPRSRHEAPAHR